A region of Cucumis melo cultivar AY chromosome 2, USDA_Cmelo_AY_1.0, whole genome shotgun sequence DNA encodes the following proteins:
- the LOC103502730 gene encoding cytochrome P450 734A1-like produces MKEVKIESPAWSAAAVTTAVLLIFIISAKVGLVLWWKPKKIEKHFDRQGIKGPPYRFFIGNFKELVSLMLAASSHPMPNFSHNILPRVLSFYHHWKKIYGSTFLIWFGPIVRVAVSDPDMIREIFATNSQYYEKNEAHPLVKQLEGDGLLTLTGQKWALHRKIISPTFHVDNLKLLIPLVEESVVEMVEKWWSMAESVESSEVEIDVYDWFQTLTEDVITKTAFGSSYEDGKAIFKLQNQQMILASQAFQKVFIPGYRFLPTRTNINSWKLDKEIKKSLMKLIEGRKGNLEKKNWGMNEKRPKDLLGLMIQASLLNNNNNNNNNNNSSITVHDIVEECKSFFFAGKQTTSNLLTWTTVLLAMHPQWQIQARDEVINVCGPRALPSKHDVSNFKILSMILNESLRLYPPTVATIRRAKADVELAGRMIPRGTEFLIPIIAVHHDQTIWGNDASEFNPGRFSEGVSRAGNHPAGFIPFGLGVRTCIGQNLAILEAKLTMAIILQRFTFRLAPTYQHAPTVLMLLYPQYGAPIIFQKIPFI; encoded by the exons atgaAGGAGGTGAAGATTGAATCTCCGGCATGGTCGGCGGCGGCGGTGACGACGGCGGTGTTGTTGATCTTCATTATAAGTGCAAAAGTTGGTTTGGTTTTATGGTGGAAAccaaagaaaatagaaaaacattTTGATAGACAAGGAATTAAAGGCCCTCCTTATCGTTTCTTCATTGGTAATTTCAAAGAACTCGTTTCTTTGATGCTCGCTGCTTCTTCCCATCCAATGCCCAATTTTTCTCATAATATTCTCCCTCGCGTTCTCTCTTTTTATCATCATTGGAAGAAAATTTACG GCTCTACTTTTCTAATTTGGTTTGGACCTATTGTTCGAGTTGCTGTGTCTGACCCGGACATGATCCGAGAGATCTTCGCCACAAATTCCCAGTACTACGAGAAAAACGAAGCTCATCCTCTTGTTAAACAGCTTGAAGGCGATGGTCTCCTCACTCTCACGGGCCAAAAATGGGCTCTCCATCGCAAAATCATATCTCCCACTTTCCATGTGGATAATCTGAAA TTGTTGATTCCGTTGGTGGAAGAAAGTGTGGTGGAAATGGTGGAGAAATGGTGGTCGATGGCGGAGAGTGTGGAGTCGAGTGAAGTGGAGATCGATGTCTACGATTGGTTCCAAACCCTAACGGAAGATGTTATTACTAAAACAGCATTTGGCAGTAGCTACGAAGATGGTAAAGCTATATTTAAGCTTCAAAATCAACAAATGATATTAGCTTCACAAGCTTTTCAAAAGGTCTTCATTCCTGGCTATAg ATTTCTACCGACAAGAACGAATATAAATTCATGGAAATTAGACAAGGAAATAAAGAAATCATTGATGAAATTAATCGAGGGAAGAAAAGGGAACTTAGAAAAGAAGAATTGGGGGATGAATGAAAAAAGACCAAAAGATTTGTTAGGGTTGATGATTCAAGCTTCTTTgttaaacaacaacaacaacaacaataataataataattcctCCATTACTGTCCACGACATCGTTGAAGAGTGCAAAAGCTTCTTCTTTGCTGGCAAACAAACCACTTCCAATTTGCTGACGTGGACTACTGTCTTGCTGGCAATGCATCCACAGTGGCAAATTCAGGCACGTGACGAGGTCATTAACGTCTGCGGTCCACGTGCCCTCCCTTCTAAACATGACGTCTCTAACTTCAAAATC CTAAGCATGATACTAAATGAATCCTTACGATTATACCCACCCACGGTGGCAACAATCCGACGTGCAAAGGCTGACGTGGAGCTAGCGGGACGAATGATCCCACGTGGGACCGAGTTTTTGATTCCAATCATAGCCGTTCATCACGATCAAACCATATGGGGGAACGACGCCAGCGAGTTCAACCCAGGGCGGTTCTCTGAAGGAGTGAGCCGAGCCGGAAATCACCCAGCCGGGTTCATTCCATTCGGACTGGGTGTCCGTACATGCATTGGCCAAAATCTAGCCATTTTGGAAGCAAAGTTAACCATGGCCATTATACTTCAACGGTTCACATTTCGTTTGGCTCCCACTTATCAACATGCACCCACGGTCCTGATGCTTCTTTATCCACAATATGGAGCCCCCATTATTTTCCAAAAGATACCcttcatttaa